A portion of the Naumovozyma castellii chromosome 2, complete genome genome contains these proteins:
- the KRE2 gene encoding alpha-1,2-mannosyltransferase KRE2 (ancestral locus Anc_8.505) produces the protein MAIFLTRRLLRYTTLVGVVLFVVLTLSSNKDGSSYVSTYLPASLDFSSNGAPQQDKLSTAEDLKEKEKVDAAKLLQEAKLEQDANSDVAFDADAKKVTTDAKAKEVAADAVAADSAAAPAAAPKKDTPAVVDSKLTKDTLEFLAPSFKNKGKRPKATFVSLVRNNELGPMLDAIKYVQRKFNDQFKYDWTFLNDEEFTDEFKTKVSAAINATVKFGKIPKEHWSYPDYISLDKAAETREKMKNIIYGGSESYRHMCRYQSGFFWRHPLLDDYDWYWRVEPSTKLYCDIKYDVFQWMQDNEKAYGFTITIHEYEATIPTLWDTSKKFFKAHPEYIAKDNLMKFISDNGGEKYNLCHFWSNFEIGNLNLWRSPAYRDYFETLDRSGGFFYERWGDAPVHSIAASVFLPKSYIHYFSDIGYHHPPYDNCPLDNKVWKENNCECDQNNDFTFKGYACGRQYYDAAGIERPSYWEKYSH, from the coding sequence CTAATGGTGCCCCTCAGCAGGATAAGTTATCCACTGCAGAAGACCTAaaggagaaggagaaaGTGGATGCTGCTAAATTACTCCAGGAAGCAAAGTTGGAGCAAGACGCCAACTCTGACGTGGCTTTTGATGCAGATGCAAAGAAAGTTACTACTGACGCAAAAGCTAAGGAAGTTGCTGCTGATGCAGTTGCCGCAGACTCCGCTGCTGCTCCAGCTGCTGCCCCTAAGAAGGACACTCCTGCAGTCGTGGATTCAAAATTGACCAAAGATACTCTAGAGTTCCTTGCTCCATCTTTTAAGAACAAAGGTAAGAGACCAAAGGCTACATTCGTCTCACTGGTGAGAAATAACGAACTAGGCCCTATGTTGGATGCTATTAAGTATGtgcaaagaaaatttaaCGATCAATTTAAGTATGATTGGACTTTCctaaatgatgaagagtTCACTGATGAATTCAAAACTAAAGTCTCCGCCGCTATTAATGCCACTGTCAAATTTGGTAAGATTCCAAAGGAACACTGGTCATATCCAGACTATATCTCCTTGGATAAAGCTGCTGAAACTAGagaaaaaatgaagaatattatttatggTGGTTCCGAATCTTATAGGCATATGTGCCGTTACCAATCAGGTTTTTTCTGGAGACATCCATTATTAGACGATTATGACTGGTATTGGAGAGTTGAACCAAGTACCAAGTTGTATTGTGATATTAAGTATGATGTTTTCCAATGGATGCAAGATAATGAGAAGGCTTACGGGTTTACAATTACCATTCATGAATATGAGGCTACCATTCCAACTTTATGGGACACTTCCAAGAAGTTCTTTAAGGCACACCCAGAATATATCGCCAAGgataatttaatgaagTTTATCTCTGATAATGGCGGTGAAAAATACAACTTATGTCATTTCTGGTCTAATTTCGAAATTGGTAATCTAAATCTATGGAGATCACCTGCTTATAGAGACTATTTCGAAACTTTGGATAGATCTGGTGGTTTCTTCTATGAAAGATGGGGGGACGCACCTGTTCATTCCATTGCTGCCTCCGTCTTCTTACCAAAGAGTTATATCCATTATTTCTCCGATATTGGGTACCATCATCCACCATATGATAACTGTCCATTGGATAATAAGGTATGGAAGGAAAATAACTGTGAATGTGaccaaaataatgatttcaCCTTTAAGGGCTATGCATGTGGTAGACAATATTATGACGCTGCTGGAATTGAAAGACCATCTTACTGGGAAAAATACAgtcattaa